The Papio anubis isolate 15944 chromosome 5, Panubis1.0, whole genome shotgun sequence genome has a segment encoding these proteins:
- the SREK1 gene encoding splicing regulatory glutamine/lysine-rich protein 1 isoform X3 codes for MTSLMPGAGLLPIPTPNPLTTLGVSLSSLGAIPAAALDPNIATLGEIPQPPLMGNVDPSKIDEIRRTVYVGNLNSQTTTADQLLEFFKQVGEVKFVRMAGDETQPTRFAFVEFADQNSVPRALAFNGVMFGDRPLKINHSNNAIVKPPEMTPQAAAKELEEVMKRVREAQSFISAAIEPESGKSNERKGGRSRSHTRSKSRSSSKSHSRRKRSQSKHRSRSHNRSRSRQKDRRRSKSPHKKRSKSRERRKSRSRSRSRDKRKDTREKIKEKERVKEKDREKEREREKEREKEKERGKNKDKDRDKEREKDREKDKEKDREREREKEHEKDRDKEKEKEQDKEKEREKDRSKEIDEKRKKDKKSRTPPRSYNASRRSRSSSRERRRRRSRSSSRSPRTSKTIKRKSSRSPSPRSRNKKDKKREKERDHISERRERERSTSMRKSSNDRDGKEKLEKNSTSLKEKEHNKEPDSSVSKEVDDKDAPRTEENKVQHNGNCQLSEENLSTKTEAV; via the exons ATGACAAGTCTGATGCCTGGTGCAGGATTGCTTCCAATACCGACCCCAAATCCTTTGACTACT CTTGGTGTTTCACTTAGCAGTTTGGGAGCTATACCAGCAGCAGCACTAGACCCCAACATTGCAACACTTGGAGAGATACCACAGCCACCACTTATGGGAAACGTGGATCCTTCCAAAATAGATGAAATTAGGAGAACGGTTTATGTTGGAAATTTGAATTCCCAG ACAACGACAGCTGATCAGCtacttgaattttttaaacaagttgGAGAAGTGAAGTTTGTACGGATGGCAGGTGATGAGACTCAGCCAACTCGGTTTgcttttgtggaatttgcagacCAAAATTCTGTACCAAGGGCCCTTGCTTTTAATGGAGTTATGTTTGGAGACAGGCCACTGAA aataaatCACTCCAACAATGCAATAGTAAAACCCCCTGAGATGACACCTCAGGCTGCAGCTAAGGAGTTAGAAGAAGTAATGAAGCGAGTACGAGAAGCTCAGTCATTTATCTCAGCAGCTATTGAACCAG AGTCTGGAAAGAGCAATGAAAGAAAAGGCGGTCGATCTCGTTCCCATACTCGCTCAAAATCCAGGTCTAGCTCAAAATCACATTCTAGAAGGAAAAGATCACAATCAAAGCACAG aagtAGATCCCATAATAGATCACGttcaagacagaaagacagacgaAGATCTAAGAGCCCACATAAAAAACGCTCTAAATCAAGGGAGAGACGGAAGTCAAGGAGTCGTTCGCGTTCACG ggacAAGAGAAAAGACACTCGAGAAAAGatcaaggaaaaggaaagagtgaaagagaaagacagggaaaaagagagagagagggaaaaggaacgtgaaaaagaaaaggaacggggtaaaaacaaagataaagaccGGGACAAGGAACGGGAAAAGGACcgggaaaaagacaaggaaaaggacagagagagagaacggGAAAAAGAGCATGAAAAGGATCgagacaaagagaaggaaaaggaacaggACAAAGAAAAGGAACGAGAAAAAGACAGATCCAAAGAGatagatgaaaaaagaaagaaggataaaaaaTCCAGAACACCACCCAGGAGTTATAATGCATCGCGAAGATCTCGTAGTTCCAGCAG GGAAAGGCgtaggaggaggagcaggagttCTTCCAGATCGCCAAGAACgtcaaaaaccataaaaaggaaATCTTCTAGATCTCCGTCCCCTAGGAG CAGAAATAAGaaggataaaaagagagaaaaagaaagggaccACATCagtgaaagaagagagagagaacgtTCAACGTCTATGAGAAAGAGTTCTAATGATAGAGATGGGAAAGAGAAGTTGGAGAAGAACAGTACTTCACTTAAA GAGAAGGAGCACAATAAAGAACCAGATTCAAGTGTGAGCAAAGAAGTAGATGACAAGGATGCACCAAGGACTGAGGAAAACAAAGTACAGCACAACGGGAATTGTCAGCTGAGTGAAGAAAACCTCTCTACCAAAACAGAAGCAGTATAG
- the SREK1 gene encoding splicing regulatory glutamine/lysine-rich protein 1 isoform X4 — protein MTSLMPGAGLLPIPTPNPLTTLGVSLSSLGAIPAAALDPNIATLGEIPQPPLMGNVDPSKIDEIRRTVYVGNLNSQTTTADQLLEFFKQVGEVKFVRMAGDETQPTRFAFVEFADQNSVPRALAFNGVMFGDRPLKINHSNNAIVKPPEMTPQAAAKELEEVMKRVREAQSFISAAIEPESGKSNERKGGRSRSHTRSKSRSSSKSHSRRKRSQSKHRSRSHNRSRSRQKDRRRSKSPHKKRSKSRERRKSRSRSRSRDKRKDTREKIKEKERVKEKDREKEREREKEREKEKERGKNKDKDRDKEREKDREKDKEKDREREREKEHEKDRDKEKEKEQDKEKEREKDRSKEIDEKRKKDKKSRTPPRSYNASRRSRSSSRERRRRRSRSSSRSPRTSKTIKRKSSRSPSPRRNKKDKKREKERDHISERRERERSTSMRKSSNDRDGKEKLEKNSTSLKEKEHNKEPDSSVSKEVDDKDAPRTEENKVQHNGNCQLSEENLSTKTEAV, from the exons ATGACAAGTCTGATGCCTGGTGCAGGATTGCTTCCAATACCGACCCCAAATCCTTTGACTACT CTTGGTGTTTCACTTAGCAGTTTGGGAGCTATACCAGCAGCAGCACTAGACCCCAACATTGCAACACTTGGAGAGATACCACAGCCACCACTTATGGGAAACGTGGATCCTTCCAAAATAGATGAAATTAGGAGAACGGTTTATGTTGGAAATTTGAATTCCCAG ACAACGACAGCTGATCAGCtacttgaattttttaaacaagttgGAGAAGTGAAGTTTGTACGGATGGCAGGTGATGAGACTCAGCCAACTCGGTTTgcttttgtggaatttgcagacCAAAATTCTGTACCAAGGGCCCTTGCTTTTAATGGAGTTATGTTTGGAGACAGGCCACTGAA aataaatCACTCCAACAATGCAATAGTAAAACCCCCTGAGATGACACCTCAGGCTGCAGCTAAGGAGTTAGAAGAAGTAATGAAGCGAGTACGAGAAGCTCAGTCATTTATCTCAGCAGCTATTGAACCAG AGTCTGGAAAGAGCAATGAAAGAAAAGGCGGTCGATCTCGTTCCCATACTCGCTCAAAATCCAGGTCTAGCTCAAAATCACATTCTAGAAGGAAAAGATCACAATCAAAGCACAG aagtAGATCCCATAATAGATCACGttcaagacagaaagacagacgaAGATCTAAGAGCCCACATAAAAAACGCTCTAAATCAAGGGAGAGACGGAAGTCAAGGAGTCGTTCGCGTTCACG ggacAAGAGAAAAGACACTCGAGAAAAGatcaaggaaaaggaaagagtgaaagagaaagacagggaaaaagagagagagagggaaaaggaacgtgaaaaagaaaaggaacggggtaaaaacaaagataaagaccGGGACAAGGAACGGGAAAAGGACcgggaaaaagacaaggaaaaggacagagagagagaacggGAAAAAGAGCATGAAAAGGATCgagacaaagagaaggaaaaggaacaggACAAAGAAAAGGAACGAGAAAAAGACAGATCCAAAGAGatagatgaaaaaagaaagaaggataaaaaaTCCAGAACACCACCCAGGAGTTATAATGCATCGCGAAGATCTCGTAGTTCCAGCAG GGAAAGGCgtaggaggaggagcaggagttCTTCCAGATCGCCAAGAACgtcaaaaaccataaaaaggaaATCTTCTAGATCTCCGTCCCCTAGGAG AAATAAGaaggataaaaagagagaaaaagaaagggaccACATCagtgaaagaagagagagagaacgtTCAACGTCTATGAGAAAGAGTTCTAATGATAGAGATGGGAAAGAGAAGTTGGAGAAGAACAGTACTTCACTTAAA GAGAAGGAGCACAATAAAGAACCAGATTCAAGTGTGAGCAAAGAAGTAGATGACAAGGATGCACCAAGGACTGAGGAAAACAAAGTACAGCACAACGGGAATTGTCAGCTGAGTGAAGAAAACCTCTCTACCAAAACAGAAGCAGTATAG
- the SREK1 gene encoding splicing regulatory glutamine/lysine-rich protein 1 isoform X9, with product MTPQAAAKELEEVMKRVREAQSFISAAIEPESGKSNERKGGRSRSHTRSKSRSSSKSHSRRKRSQSKHRSRSHNRSRSRQKDRRRSKSPHKKRSKSRERRKSRSRSRSRDKRKDTREKIKEKERVKEKDREKEREREKEREKEKERGKNKDKDRDKEREKDREKDKEKDREREREKEHEKDRDKEKEKEQDKEKEREKDRSKEIDEKRKKDKKSRTPPRSYNASRRSRSSSRERRRRRSRSSSRSPRTSKTIKRKSSRSPSPRRNKKDKKREKERDHISERRERERSTSMRKSSNDRDGKEKLEKNSTSLKEKEHNKEPDSSVSKEVDDKDAPRTEENKVQHNGNCQLSEENLSTKTEAV from the exons ATGACACCTCAGGCTGCAGCTAAGGAGTTAGAAGAAGTAATGAAGCGAGTACGAGAAGCTCAGTCATTTATCTCAGCAGCTATTGAACCAG AGTCTGGAAAGAGCAATGAAAGAAAAGGCGGTCGATCTCGTTCCCATACTCGCTCAAAATCCAGGTCTAGCTCAAAATCACATTCTAGAAGGAAAAGATCACAATCAAAGCACAG aagtAGATCCCATAATAGATCACGttcaagacagaaagacagacgaAGATCTAAGAGCCCACATAAAAAACGCTCTAAATCAAGGGAGAGACGGAAGTCAAGGAGTCGTTCGCGTTCACG ggacAAGAGAAAAGACACTCGAGAAAAGatcaaggaaaaggaaagagtgaaagagaaagacagggaaaaagagagagagagggaaaaggaacgtgaaaaagaaaaggaacggggtaaaaacaaagataaagaccGGGACAAGGAACGGGAAAAGGACcgggaaaaagacaaggaaaaggacagagagagagaacggGAAAAAGAGCATGAAAAGGATCgagacaaagagaaggaaaaggaacaggACAAAGAAAAGGAACGAGAAAAAGACAGATCCAAAGAGatagatgaaaaaagaaagaaggataaaaaaTCCAGAACACCACCCAGGAGTTATAATGCATCGCGAAGATCTCGTAGTTCCAGCAG GGAAAGGCgtaggaggaggagcaggagttCTTCCAGATCGCCAAGAACgtcaaaaaccataaaaaggaaATCTTCTAGATCTCCGTCCCCTAGGAG AAATAAGaaggataaaaagagagaaaaagaaagggaccACATCagtgaaagaagagagagagaacgtTCAACGTCTATGAGAAAGAGTTCTAATGATAGAGATGGGAAAGAGAAGTTGGAGAAGAACAGTACTTCACTTAAA GAGAAGGAGCACAATAAAGAACCAGATTCAAGTGTGAGCAAAGAAGTAGATGACAAGGATGCACCAAGGACTGAGGAAAACAAAGTACAGCACAACGGGAATTGTCAGCTGAGTGAAGAAAACCTCTCTACCAAAACAGAAGCAGTATAG
- the SREK1 gene encoding splicing regulatory glutamine/lysine-rich protein 1 isoform X8, giving the protein MTPQAAAKELEEVMKRVREAQSFISAAIEPESGKSNERKGGRSRSHTRSKSRSSSKSHSRRKRSQSKHRSRSHNRSRSRQKDRRRSKSPHKKRSKSRERRKSRSRSRSRDKRKDTREKIKEKERVKEKDREKEREREKEREKEKERGKNKDKDRDKEREKDREKDKEKDREREREKEHEKDRDKEKEKEQDKEKEREKDRSKEIDEKRKKDKKSRTPPRSYNASRRSRSSSRERRRRRSRSSSRSPRTSKTIKRKSSRSPSPRSRNKKDKKREKERDHISERRERERSTSMRKSSNDRDGKEKLEKNSTSLKEKEHNKEPDSSVSKEVDDKDAPRTEENKVQHNGNCQLSEENLSTKTEAV; this is encoded by the exons ATGACACCTCAGGCTGCAGCTAAGGAGTTAGAAGAAGTAATGAAGCGAGTACGAGAAGCTCAGTCATTTATCTCAGCAGCTATTGAACCAG AGTCTGGAAAGAGCAATGAAAGAAAAGGCGGTCGATCTCGTTCCCATACTCGCTCAAAATCCAGGTCTAGCTCAAAATCACATTCTAGAAGGAAAAGATCACAATCAAAGCACAG aagtAGATCCCATAATAGATCACGttcaagacagaaagacagacgaAGATCTAAGAGCCCACATAAAAAACGCTCTAAATCAAGGGAGAGACGGAAGTCAAGGAGTCGTTCGCGTTCACG ggacAAGAGAAAAGACACTCGAGAAAAGatcaaggaaaaggaaagagtgaaagagaaagacagggaaaaagagagagagagggaaaaggaacgtgaaaaagaaaaggaacggggtaaaaacaaagataaagaccGGGACAAGGAACGGGAAAAGGACcgggaaaaagacaaggaaaaggacagagagagagaacggGAAAAAGAGCATGAAAAGGATCgagacaaagagaaggaaaaggaacaggACAAAGAAAAGGAACGAGAAAAAGACAGATCCAAAGAGatagatgaaaaaagaaagaaggataaaaaaTCCAGAACACCACCCAGGAGTTATAATGCATCGCGAAGATCTCGTAGTTCCAGCAG GGAAAGGCgtaggaggaggagcaggagttCTTCCAGATCGCCAAGAACgtcaaaaaccataaaaaggaaATCTTCTAGATCTCCGTCCCCTAGGAG CAGAAATAAGaaggataaaaagagagaaaaagaaagggaccACATCagtgaaagaagagagagagaacgtTCAACGTCTATGAGAAAGAGTTCTAATGATAGAGATGGGAAAGAGAAGTTGGAGAAGAACAGTACTTCACTTAAA GAGAAGGAGCACAATAAAGAACCAGATTCAAGTGTGAGCAAAGAAGTAGATGACAAGGATGCACCAAGGACTGAGGAAAACAAAGTACAGCACAACGGGAATTGTCAGCTGAGTGAAGAAAACCTCTCTACCAAAACAGAAGCAGTATAG